TCTACCATGGCAACAACATCAACAACGCTGCAGTGCTGGTGCTCGACATTACAACAGGTAACGTGCTGGCCTATGTGGGTAACACCCCCGTGGAGGGTCGCGAGCACGGTGGTCAGGTGGACATTATCACCGCCGAGCGCAGCTACGGCAGCACGCTAAAGCCGCTGCTCTACGCTTCCATGCTCAACGAGGGCTTGCTGCTACCACACATGCTGGTAAGCGACATTCCCATCTCCATTGCAGGCTACAGTCCGGCCAACTTCTCCAAAAGCTACGAGGGCATGGTTCCGGCCAACGAGGTGTTGAGTCGGTCGCTCAACGTTCCCAGCGTAATACTGCTTCGCAGCTATGGCATTGAGAAGTTCAACCAGCAGTTGAAGGATATGGGCATGACCACCCTGCGCCAACCTCCATCCCACTACGGGCTCTCCATCATTCTTGGAGGTGCCGAGGGCAAGCTATGGGAAATTGCAGGCATCTATGCAGCCTTTGCCCACAAGCTCGAAAATCCGGACCAGAACACAATGAATATCTCCTACGTAAAGAGCAAGAACGTAAAACCACAGCTACAAACAACAACCGCGGGCATCTCGCCAGCATCCGTGTGGTTTGCGCTGGATGCCGTCACCGAGGCACGTCGACCAGAGGAGCAGGGCACCTGGCGATTCTTCTTCTCACCACAAAAAATTGCATGGAAAACGGGTACCAGCTTCGGCTCCCGCGATGCGTGGGCCATTGGGGTAACACCAAAATATGCAGTGGGTGTGTGGGTTGGAAACGCCGATGGAGAAGGTTGTCCCGGTCTTACAGGAGTGGGCTACGCAGCCCCCATCATGTTCGATGTTTTTGGTATGCTGCCCACCTCACCGTGGTTTGACGAACCTATTTACGACATGAAGGCGGCCAAAATTTGCTTAAAAAGCGGCTGTATTGCCGGGCCCGACTGTCCCGAAACCGCCATTCAATCCATACCCGACGTGGTAAATCTCACTAAGGTGTGCCCCTACCATACCACCGTCCATCTTGATAAAAGCGAGCACTTCAGAGTTACCGACCGCTGCGTATCGGTATCACAGATGGTAACGCGCAGCTGGTTTGTGCTACCACCCGTGCAGGAGTGGTTTTACCGGAAAACGCACAGCGACTACCACCCGCTGCCGCCCTTTAAACCGGGCTGCGAGGATAACCTATCACAAAGTCACTCCATTGGATTGATATACCCCTACCCCGGAACCAAGCTATACCTACCTCTGCAAGCCGACGGAACCCGAAGCAAGGCAATTTGGAAGGCATCGCACCGAAACCCTAAAGCCACCATTTACTGGCATCTGGACGACCGATACCTTGGGAAGACTACCGGCACCCACGACCTTGAGGTGATGGCCGAACCGGGGCCACACACCTTACTGCTTGTGGACGACAGTGGAGAATCATACTCCGTAAGAATTGAGATTATTGGGAAAAAGTAGGCTACTGTTGCTCGTCAGTGGCCATGCTTTCTCTCAAGTCAAATAGCATCCAGCGACCGGCCAATATACTGTCGCGCTGTGTGGAAAGCAACTTCTGAAACTTTTTCAGTCCTATCGGCTCGTTACCGTTCCCGTGAACCAGCACAATACTCCCCGACTGTGGCTTTTGGTTTTTGGCCAGCCATGCATCGGAGCCTATTGGAATTAGTCCATAGGCAAGGACACTATCGAACACGGCCTTGTCGGACACCAAACCCGGGAATCGAAAGAATGGCGATGGCACAGCACCCTTGACAAGCAACGCTTTCTCTGTAAGCAAAATTTCATCGCTGATTTTCGTTCCTTTCTCCAGCAAGAAATTCTCCTTGAGCGGCAGCTCTTTGCTCACACGGTGGTGGTATGAGTGGTTAATCCATGTGATGGAGATGTTTCCCTCCTTTTCCTGTTGAAGTAGCCACATAAAATCGGTTGGGTGTTCTCTCATCCAAGAGCCAGTGATGGAAATAGCCAACGGGACCGGTCGCTGCACCGTCTTTAGCGTGTTTACCAACTCCATAAAAAACTCCCTAGCGAGCGGTAGGTGTGAAGGGCAAAGGTCAATGGTTAGGTCTACACCTTTGGCAATCCTTGGAAGACTGATAATACCTGCATTTTGCAGCTGAGTTGAACGAAGTTCCGCCTCCTTTATAGCCTTAACATAAGCAGTTCTTCTGAATTGCTGAAAAATCTGTTCCTGCCCTTCGGGAATAAAGAGCAGGGCGCTATCGACCACCACTGCTGTGTGGAGGTTTCTAGGGTTTACAACAAAGAAGTAGCACTTTTTAGTCTGTGTAAACGATCTTAAAACCACGGAGGTATCCTTGCCGTTTTCAATAATTAAACCATGCTGCAATTTGTAGCCAACGGGAATGTATGGCTGGGCTTCAGCCATGTTCAAACCAACCGAGGCAAGAAGAAAAAAGAATGCAAGGTGACGAAGCAACAACATAGCAAATTTTTTAGCAAAGGTAATGTTCCTACTTTTTCTACAAAAACCCTAAAAGGTTACTCAATATCAGCCAAAGCCTCACATGCAAAGAGATAGATAGGGCGGAAACGTCGCCGATATTTCCATACACCTACCATAAAAGCTGCAACCCAAATTGGAATCAAAACTGCATGAACACTCAACATTTTATTAAGCCAGGACATATCACCTTCAATATGCTGACACATGTTAATGGACGATCCAATATCGACTATCACTATACCGACCAAGGCATACCACAACTCAGGTCGCCAAAAACGGTATCGCCTTTCTGCCATTCGTAGCATTTCTACAACAGGTACAGCGTAGCTAACCGCTAATAGATCTTTCTTTTGCTTACGAAAGATAAAGGCAAATAGAATAAATGCGGCAACGTAACAAGCTCCAGTAATCCGCTCAAAAACAGTAAAATCAGCAAATACATTAGCAAAATAAATGGCCGCATACACAAAAATCATAACAAAATAAACAACATACATTCCCTTGGCAATCCTCAGATTACGCTCATCCTCAACCTTCATTTTCGACACAAAGCTATCCATGTCTTTGATGGTATCCTTTGGGCTCGTATTTTTGGCAAAAAGTTTATTCTTCATAGTCACCTCCCTTCAACGATTCTCTTAACGACTCCTTAATTCTGTGCACCTTAACCCTGATGTTTGGCTCCGTTAATCCAATAATGTCGGCTATCTCCCGGTGACTAACACCCTCCATTACCAACGACATAATGGCCTTTTCGATTACCGAAAGTTGATTAAGAGAAACCTGAAGTTTGCTAAATTTTTGTTCCAGAACCAGAACCTCACCTGCCTCCTCTGGAAAGCCAAGGTTGGAAAGAACCACCGGATCGAAACCTACGGTGAATCGCATGCGCTTAAACTCCTTTCCGGCAAACCCCAACGCGGTATTAATGGCTACCCTATATATCCACGTATCAACAGTGGAATCGCCTCGGAACGAGTCAATGCTTTTCCATGCATTGATCATTATCTCCTGAAACATATCCTTTCGGTCCTCGTCGGTGGGCGCATAGTAAGAGCAAATTCGTCGAATCCGCTCCTCGTTATCCGAAATGACCTTTTTGAATGTCGTCTCCTTGTTATTCATTAACATCTATGATTCAATCTGCAAACTTAGTTATGCAACCAAGCCGCTTGTTACATTTTTTGTCTCAGTATTCCATTAAGCCGTAAGTACAGAATATAGAGCCAAGTTTAATCATCTTACCTAATCTTATTTGACTCAACGCATCAAATTAAGGCAATAGAATTGATTGGGTATAGCGGTGCGAATTTAACCAATTAGTGATTACCTTTATTGCACAATATTTGCTAATCAAGAAGCAGAATCCAGAATATGCGCATAGCCATCATCGATTTAGGCACAAACACATTTAACCTGCTCATTGCCAGTGTGGTAAACAATGGTCGATACCAAACGGAGCTGAGCAGCAAGCATCCGGTTAAGTTGGGCAAGGGTGGAATCAATAGCCAAACCATTCTCCCTGAGGCTATGGAGCGAGGCCTTGTAGCCTTTCAAACGCTTATGCATGTGATAGAGCGGAGAGCCGTGGACAAAATCTTTGCATTTGCCACCTCCGCCTTTCGAAGCGCAGCAAACGGTCATGACTTGGTTCGGCAAATTCGTGAAAAATTTGGCGTTGAAGTTGAGATAATATCCGGTGAACGCGAAGCTGAGCTGATATATCGTGGTGTTTCACAAGTGGTGGATCTTTCTACCGAAAAGCACCTCATTATGGATATTGGTGGCGGCAGCAATGAACTTATCATAGCCAATAAAAACGAAATATTCTTCAAGCAAAGTTTTCCGTTGGGCATGTCGCGACTGCTGGAGCAATTTACCCCCTCCGACCCAATTACACCTACCGAGGTTGGCCAGATAGAAGACTATCTGGAGATGGAACTGCGAATACTTTTTGATGCTGCTGCTATTCACAAACCACAAGTATTGGTTGGCTCTTCTGGCTCATTCGATACTTACCGTGCGGTACTTTCTAATGGTAACGACCGCTGCATTCCTCCATCGCAACCCATCGACATGAACGCTTATCTGCAACTTCACCAAAGGCTTCTTACATCAACCACAAAGGAACGAATGACCATGCCGGGGATGGAACCCATGCGCGTGGAGATGATTGTGGTTGCTAGCATTTTTACCCATCTTGTTATCAAAAAAACGGGCATAAGCCGCATTATACAATCGTGCTATGCGCTCAAGGAGGGTGCCATGTGGGACATTATTCACTCCAACGGCAACACTTCTTTTTAGTAACAGACAATACTAAAATAAAATTATGGCAAGAATTCTGGTTATCGACGATGAAAAAGGCATTCGCAATACGTTGAAAGATATTCTGGAGTATGAAAAGCACGAGGTAGAGGTTGCCGGAACGGGTGAAGAAGGGCTAGAATTTCTTAACAATAACAGTTTCGACCTAGTGCTGCTCGACGTTAAGATGCCGGGGCTCGATGGTATTGAGGCGTTGGAGAGCATCAGTCAAAATCATCCGGAGGTTGCTGTTATCATGATTTCCGGTCATGGCAACATCGACACTGCTGTAGAAGCCATAAAAAAGGGGGCTTTCGACTTTTTGGAAAAGCCGCTCGATCTCAACCGCATTTTAGTTACCATACGCAATGCCACCGATAGAACTAAGCTGGTTAGGGAAACTAGGATGTTGCGGAAGCAGCTATCCTCCAACTTCGAAATTATTGGCAAATCGGAGGCTATCAACAAGGTTAAAGAGTTTATCCAGAAGGTGGCTCCCACCGATGCTCGAGTGCTGATTACAGGTGGGAACGGAACAGGAAAAGAGTTGGTGGCACGCCAGCTTCACGCGATGAGCAGTCGTGAGTCTGGTCCATTTGTGGAAGTGAACTGTGCAGCCATTCCATCGGAGCTCATAGAAAGCGAACTCTTCGGTCACGAAAAGGGAGCCTTTACCTCAGCATTAAAGCAGCGAAAAGGAAAATTTGAGCAAGCCGATGATGGCACTATCTTCCTCGACGAAATTGGCGACATGAGCCTATCGGCACAAGCCAAGGTGCTCCGTGTATTACAGGAAAACAAAATAACAAGGGTTGGAGGTGATAAGGATATTGAGGTGAATGTGAGAGTAATTGCGGCAACCAACAAGAACCTGATCAAGGAGATTGAAGCAGGAAGCTTCCGCGAGGACCTCTACCACCGGTTGAGCGTAATTGTGATAAGAGTTCCATCGCTTGCAGAGAGAAAAGATGACATTCCAATTTTAGTAGAGCATTTCCTCACCATCCTCTGTAACGAGTTGGGCACAGCCCGAAAAGAGATTACCACCGATGCGGTGGAGGCGTTGAGCCAAAATGAATGGCGAGGCAATGTTAGGGAGTTGAAGAATGTGGTAGAGCGGCTCATAATTCTTAGTGGCAAGGAGATTACAATCGACGATGTAAAGCAATTCGCTAGCCCCATGTTTGGTTAGTCCAAGGCTGTCTAAATAGTAAAAGTGGTCAACTAGTATTATCTTTAGTCTCTAAACATTTTTCTCGATGAGAATAGAGCACGACTTTCTTGGCGATAAAAGCATACCATCCGATGCGCTCTACGGCATTCATGCAGTGAGAGCGGTGGAGAATTTTCCCGACACCACCCGATTTCATGCCGAGTGGTATAGAGCCGTGGGGCTAACCAAGTTGGCCTGCTACCTCACCTACCAAAACTTTAAGAAGGCAACCACAGAAAGTTATACTCCAGACAAAATCCCCTTTGCACTTATGGAGGACAAGGTGGTTAAAGCCCTGATTGAAGCTGCCGAAGAGGTTTCGGAGGGAAAACACTTTGACCATTTCATTGTTCCGGCCGTGCAAGGTGGAGCCGGGACGAGCATCAACATGAACGTAAACGAAATTATTGCCAACCTCGCCTTGATTAAGATGGGTGAAAAGCCCGGCAAATACGACCTTTGCGATCCCATTGAACAGGCAAACATATTCCAGAGTACTAACGACGTTATCCCAACAGCACTGAGGGTTGCCACCATTCAACTCCTCGAAAAGTTGGAGGAGGCCATCAACACACTTAGGAGCAAGATTGAGGAAAAGGAGAAGAGCAACCGTAACGCCATTCGGGTGGGCTACACCCAAATGCAAGAGGCGGTTCCATCGTCGTTTGGGCTACTATTTAGCAGCTATGCCGACGCCCTTTCGCGCGACTGGTGGCGGGTGTCCAAATGCTTTGAGCGTATTAAAGTAGTGAATCTTGGTGGCGGAGCCATTGGTACTGGCATGGGTGCGCCGCGCTACTTCATTATGGAGGTGGTGCCAGCGCTGCAAAAACTAACCGGCCTTCCCATTACCCGTAGCGAAAATCGTATGGAGGCCACAGCCAACCTCGACACCTTTGTGGAGATTCACGCCACGCTGAAAGCTCACGCCGTTAACTTAGAAAAGATGGTGGGCGACCTGCGCCTCCTCGCCTCCGATATTGCCTCCACCAGTGAACTCGCTATTCCAAATCGGCAGGTTGGTAGCTCCATTATGCCAGGGAAGGTGAATCCGGTAATCCCAGAATTTGTGGTAAGCGTAGCGCATAAAGTCTACGCCAACGACCAGCTGATATCATCACTCTGCGGACAGGGAGTTTTAGAGTTGAATGCCTACCTGCCTGCCATTGGTCACGCGCTGCTCGACTCGTTGAAACTGCTCATAGCCGCCAACCAAACGCTGGGCAACAACCTATGGGAACACCTGATTGTGAATGCTGAGGCGGCAGCCGAGAAACTGTTCCAAAGCCCCTCTATTACCACTGCACTCACGCCCTACATTGGCTACCACCGTGCTGCTGAACTGTCGAAGCACATGCGCAAAAAACATTGCAGCATATTTGAGGCAAACAAGGCATTGCAACTCTTCCCCGAAGAGCAAATGGCGCAGTTGCTTGCACCCGACAACCTGCTAAAGTTGGGGTTCTCTCTTAAAGAGTTAGGAGAGAGTTAATTTGTAGTGCCGAAGGCACTACAAATCACCCACTCTTAATTTTTTACCATACTGCCGAGCCTTTGGCACTCCGTATCGCGCAATTGTATTCTAAAATCACATCAAATTAGTCCCGTAAGGGACGACAGTATGGTAGAATAATAAGGCCACCAATATGGAGCTAAGTGCTGAAGGCACGACAGAGCCTAATCATAAAATTCAAACAGGTATCTATCGTCAAAATCTATCTCATACTTCTTTAGAAACTCCAAATATTCTTCTCTAAATGTTTTATTGGCATGACGATGTTCCTGATTCATAATATATTGAATCACGCCGTCTCGTTGAGAACGACTATAGGTAAATGCTGCATAACCAGTCTGCCAAGAAAATTTTCCCGGCATAAAATGATTCTCATTCATCCATTTTGACGAACTGGCCTTAATTATCTGAATAACGTGTGCAAGGGAGGCAGTAGGTGGTAACTCAAAAAAAATATGTAAATGATCTACAAATCCATTTACTGCCAGAGGAAACATTTCATTACTCTTGATGATACCACTCACATATCGATTGAGTCTTTGACGAATGTCAGCAGTTAGAATGTTTTCACGCCCATTTGTTGCAAAAATGCAGTGGACATTTATTTGAGTATAGGTGACTGACATCTTTATTAATGTTTTATTGACATACTAGAATATCTAAGATGCATAAATTTACAATATTGGGCCTATCAATACAAATGTGTCGTGCCTTCGGCACTTCAAATTTACACCCTCGCAATTTTCTACCATACTTTCGTGCCTTCGGCACTCCGTATCGCGTAAATGAATTCAAAAAACACATCAAATTAGTCCTGCTAGGGGCGACCGTTTGGTTGAATAATCAATCCAACAGAATGCTAAGGCTACCTAGCCAAACATCAAAAAACTTGACTCAATTGGTAAAAAGGCACCACCAAAACTCAT
This genomic interval from Williamwhitmania sp. contains the following:
- the tnpA gene encoding IS200/IS605 family transposase yields the protein MSVTYTQINVHCIFATNGRENILTADIRQRLNRYVSGIIKSNEMFPLAVNGFVDHLHIFFELPPTASLAHVIQIIKASSSKWMNENHFMPGKFSWQTGYAAFTYSRSQRDGVIQYIMNQEHRHANKTFREEYLEFLKKYEIDFDDRYLFEFYD
- a CDS encoding sigma-70 family RNA polymerase sigma factor, yielding MNNKETTFKKVISDNEERIRRICSYYAPTDEDRKDMFQEIMINAWKSIDSFRGDSTVDTWIYRVAINTALGFAGKEFKRMRFTVGFDPVVLSNLGFPEEAGEVLVLEQKFSKLQVSLNQLSVIEKAIMSLVMEGVSHREIADIIGLTEPNIRVKVHRIKESLRESLKGGDYEE
- a CDS encoding sigma-54 dependent transcriptional regulator; translated protein: MARILVIDDEKGIRNTLKDILEYEKHEVEVAGTGEEGLEFLNNNSFDLVLLDVKMPGLDGIEALESISQNHPEVAVIMISGHGNIDTAVEAIKKGAFDFLEKPLDLNRILVTIRNATDRTKLVRETRMLRKQLSSNFEIIGKSEAINKVKEFIQKVAPTDARVLITGGNGTGKELVARQLHAMSSRESGPFVEVNCAAIPSELIESELFGHEKGAFTSALKQRKGKFEQADDGTIFLDEIGDMSLSAQAKVLRVLQENKITRVGGDKDIEVNVRVIAATNKNLIKEIEAGSFREDLYHRLSVIVIRVPSLAERKDDIPILVEHFLTILCNELGTARKEITTDAVEALSQNEWRGNVRELKNVVERLIILSGKEITIDDVKQFASPMFG
- the pbpC gene encoding penicillin-binding protein 1C, with translation MLRSALRHHRLLILAILIVGFLAIRPVHFHDPNSTVLLARNGELLGARVATDGQWRFPESDSLPMRYKKALICFEDRYFYYHPGVNPIAIGRALVQNIRQGKIVSGGSTITMQLARIARKGQDRNIWEKLIESVVAVRTELAYSKAHILRLYASNAPFGGNVVGIDAAAWRFFGVPPENMSWAEAATLAVLPNAPSLIYPGKNQDLLVAKRNHLLDKMQQQGIIDSETCSRAKDEPVPGPPHPLPDIAPHLLARAATEGMDGQRLHSTIDIGLQKRVNQTVARYFELYHGNNINNAAVLVLDITTGNVLAYVGNTPVEGREHGGQVDIITAERSYGSTLKPLLYASMLNEGLLLPHMLVSDIPISIAGYSPANFSKSYEGMVPANEVLSRSLNVPSVILLRSYGIEKFNQQLKDMGMTTLRQPPSHYGLSIILGGAEGKLWEIAGIYAAFAHKLENPDQNTMNISYVKSKNVKPQLQTTTAGISPASVWFALDAVTEARRPEEQGTWRFFFSPQKIAWKTGTSFGSRDAWAIGVTPKYAVGVWVGNADGEGCPGLTGVGYAAPIMFDVFGMLPTSPWFDEPIYDMKAAKICLKSGCIAGPDCPETAIQSIPDVVNLTKVCPYHTTVHLDKSEHFRVTDRCVSVSQMVTRSWFVLPPVQEWFYRKTHSDYHPLPPFKPGCEDNLSQSHSIGLIYPYPGTKLYLPLQADGTRSKAIWKASHRNPKATIYWHLDDRYLGKTTGTHDLEVMAEPGPHTLLLVDDSGESYSVRIEIIGKK
- a CDS encoding lyase family protein; the protein is MRIEHDFLGDKSIPSDALYGIHAVRAVENFPDTTRFHAEWYRAVGLTKLACYLTYQNFKKATTESYTPDKIPFALMEDKVVKALIEAAEEVSEGKHFDHFIVPAVQGGAGTSINMNVNEIIANLALIKMGEKPGKYDLCDPIEQANIFQSTNDVIPTALRVATIQLLEKLEEAINTLRSKIEEKEKSNRNAIRVGYTQMQEAVPSSFGLLFSSYADALSRDWWRVSKCFERIKVVNLGGGAIGTGMGAPRYFIMEVVPALQKLTGLPITRSENRMEATANLDTFVEIHATLKAHAVNLEKMVGDLRLLASDIASTSELAIPNRQVGSSIMPGKVNPVIPEFVVSVAHKVYANDQLISSLCGQGVLELNAYLPAIGHALLDSLKLLIAANQTLGNNLWEHLIVNAEAAAEKLFQSPSITTALTPYIGYHRAAELSKHMRKKHCSIFEANKALQLFPEEQMAQLLAPDNLLKLGFSLKELGES